DNA sequence from the Rhizoctonia solani chromosome 14, complete sequence genome:
CATCTTGTTCTGATAGTGGGAGTTTGCTGAAAAACCAGTCGTATGAGCATGCTTAGCGTTACGGCACAGGTAGACTCACGATATGCCACCCCCAGTAACCTGGTTCTCCCGGTTAAGGAGATCCCGCGCAAGTTTCTCGTAGAGTTTTCCTCTGTTCTTAACCGGGAGAGGGTTAGGTATAGGTTTCCCCGCAATATCGCACACGATGTACGTTGCAATATGAAGTCCGAATAGAGCAGGAAGGGGCCCTAGGGTGTCTGGGTGTTAAGCTTCTGCAGAACAAGCTGGGTAACAGAAAGTACCTAATACCGGTAAGATCCGCACCCTAAAATCGTCAAATGCACCAAGCTCATGGACATTGCCTTTCTCATACTCCTCTTGGGGCAACGGGAGCAGCTTCACGTCACTTGGCTTTTCGGTCGAATACACAACACTAACCCAATCATTCGATTGAAAGCTTAATCTAGGTCTGGACTCACGGGATACCTGATTCGATGTTCTCTAGACGCAGACGACGCCTGACGGACCTGGCCAAGGGGTCCTCAAAGGTATTGGAGATGTCGCTGAAAATGTCGTAAACGGTGGAAGTGGGAATTCGGAAGCCGAAGCACTGACCTGATTTGTACCCTCGTGGGGTCACTCTTTGTCCCAGCTCCCATTGACGCAAAGACCTGTATTAATCATTTTTAAAAACACCGGTGTATAAAATTGTTTTTATTACCTTTATGTTTTGTGACCTGCAATATCGCAGTAACTGAACCTGGCCACTATCATTTCAATTGAAGTGGAAGTACACGTTTGGAAGCATACACACCTTTGTGGTAAGGTTATCGATTGCATCTAATACTCCGCCCATGAATGAGAGAGATAAATGCCAAGAAGAATAGTGTGCTAACCAATTACCCAATCCACCGGTGAGCCACCCCACCACAACAGGTCTTCGCCTCCTGACCCTTCTTTCCAGAGCTCGACACGTGCATCGACCTTCGCCCACGGTGCAACCCGCTCAAAGAATCGCTTACATGCTGTGACCTTTGGCACGCCTACATCTGCAAGTGTTGCTACTGCATGGCGATTAAGCGAGGAGAGTGTAACCATATCGAAGTCCACGAGGCGTATATGCGACACACCGCTATTACTAGAGTTAATACTAAGCATTATGAGAACAAGATGCGCTTACGAGCGCATAAGCATCACTGCGGCCCAACTCCCGACACCCCCACAGCCGACCACCACTACTCGGCCCCCACGAACCTTTTTCATTGATTCCTCTCCAAAGAACGCGTAGTTACGAGCTAGCATTTCCTTGATAATTGTTTCATCATATCTTCGAGCGGCTATATCCAAACGCGACTCATCAAGCACTAAATCCGCAGCAGATAATTGGCTAGTTGAGTGAAGCTCGGGTTCCGGGGGGGTCGTTGCCAAAGCATCTTTAACTTCCTTTTGTAATAGCTCCCTACGTTTTTGCTTCATAACAGACTGGTAGGTAGTGACAGATAGCAGAGTCAATGCAGACGCAGCCACTGCTGCTCCAGCCAGTCTAGCATTTTCAGACCTTAGCCAACTAGAAGACATTGAAGTGCACGCTTTTATGAAGTCCTAGGAGCAGCAAAGAGCCGAGTTCCGTATATGGGTAGGTGTGGCCAAGTCTAGAAAGAGAACCACCAGAAAGATGGACAAAAATGTTTAGGGGGGTCGTATTAGTCATGGCTCCACACCCGTAAGCGACTGTTACGGATCTAGTCACGTGCAACTTTCACGAGTCACCCTCGACCTCCATCTAGTGGCTCTGAGGCGAAGATCTGACCGATATACGTGAACTGCTTGCTTTCCTAGAGATATTCAAGGGAAAAGATTATGACTGTGATTCAATTCACGCCCCTTTCGTCCCTAGTTCAACCCGCATTTTGGCATGACCTTGTGCGCCTGAAGATTGATGTACTGAAACTCTCTGCCGAGTCCCAACCTGTTACTGCATCCTACTCTGCCGGAAAATCAATTGTAGATAGAGAAACCGGTCAGGATGTTGCGCTAGGATGTCAAATTGCGCTAGGGGGGGACGCGTTTGATAAACAAGCCAGGTAAGTCTATACGTGCCACTTCGCCAATCTTGTCAAATCCAACAAAATACTAGTATACCCGCCCATACAGTAGCTGTCTGTGGAGTGCTCAAGAATTTCAATACTATTGAAGAATTTAAGTCTGCCGATAAATTGGCCCTCTTCAACGGACTCGCAGACGAACTCTGGACTGCGGTAAACTCAGAAACTGCATTAACCGATTTATCGTACTTGAACAAGTTCTTGGTTTTAACCTTTGCCGATTTGAAGAAGTACAAATTCTTTTATTGGTTTGCATTCCCAGCCCTTGTTGCCAAACCGGCATGGGAGATCGATTCGTCGGGATGGCTGTCAGCTGAAGAACGGCTGGGAGGCGAAAACGTACGTATGTCGCACTCTAGAAGACCGAAATAGCTCACGAATCATCGTGCAACAGTTGCTATCTATCTACGATTCGTTTTCAGACCTCTCCCAGGGTAAACCTTCTCATCCACCATATTTCATTGCACGACAATCTGCCAAATCTGGTTACGAAGTATCGAGTCTGTCTGAGTGGAACTCATTTTTTAAAGACACGCCTGAAGATAAGGTACGAAACTCTCATTGCATCAAGTAACATGTGAAACTGTATGCCTTTTCATAGCGAATCCTAGGATTCGTGGACCCATCAGCCAATCCTCAGAGTCCAGGGTGGCCTTTGAGGAACTTGTTGACACTCGTCAACGTCCGGCTTGGAGTCAAAGGGCCATTAAATGTACTAGCGTGGAGGGACACTGAGGTTACGGGACCCAACCATAGTTGGCATAGTCGACTTGGCGTAGTGTCCATACCTGGAGTAGAACAACTCGATCCCCAGGTAAGACCTACCGCGGTAGGCTGGGAGAAAAACACCCAAGGGAAGCTCGCTCCCCGTCTGGCAGACCTCGCTCCGATGATGGATCCTGCCCGGTAAGTCGGTATCTTGACTGTTAACAGAAAGCCGAATTCAGTATTAATCGTCATACGATAATCTATAGCTTGGCAGATCAAGCTGTTGACTTAAACCTTAAACTGATGCGGTGGAGGATTCTCCCTGGTCTAAACTTAGAGAAGGTCGCCAAGACCAAATGTCTGCTTCTTGGAGCCGGAACTCTGGGATGTTATGTTGCGCGTACGCTCATGGTACGTCCAGCCTGGCTTAAACCCGTCTGTGCTAAAGTGCGAATCGTTTTACCTGCATGCTAGGGTTGGGGAGTGCGTACTATTACATTCGTAGACTCGGCACGAGTGTCTTTCTCCAATCCAGTTCGGCAGCCCTTGTTTGAATTCGCGGACTGTCTTGAAGGTGGCAAACCCAAGGCTGCTTGTGCCGCCGAAAGCCTCAAGAAGATTTTCCCTGGTATGGTATGTCATAATTTAACTCTCACTAGTGAGGTTTGGGCAATACCATATCACATTCACATCACCACGGTTCAGTTGAGATTCTGATTCCACGTGGTGTTCGTGGTGCTGGTAGCGTTCCAGTGTTGTACACTGGTGATTGGTTTATGCTAAATTCGTCTTATTCAAAGGATGCGACCGGAATAGATATGTCCATTCCAATGCCGGGCCATCCGATCCCCCCCGCACTTTTGGAAAAGACCAAAACGGATGTCGCTCGACTCGAGGAACTTATTGATAAACACGATGCTGTTTTTCTCCTCATGGATTCACGAGAGAGCCGGTGGCTCCCTACAGTTATTGGCGCATCAAAGGGAAAGGTACGATTCCTGCTTACGGCCACAAGGTTAGACTATTAATATATTTCAGATTGTGATGAACGCCGCCCTTGGATTTGATTCATTCCTTGTCATGAGACATGGTGTCCGTGCAAGTAGGGCAGATGGAGATTCGGCCAGACTTGGATGCTATTACTGCAACGACATTGTCGCCCCTGCGGATGTACGTGATTTTTTTATCCCACTTGGTTGCGACCGTCGCTTAACATGCTATGATAATTATAGTCATTGTCCGATCGTACTCTTGACCAGATGTGTACAGTCACTCGGCCAGGACTGGCTGCTATTGCCTCGAGCACGGGGGTCGAAATTTTGGTATCACTTCTCCAGCACCCCAAAGGGTTGGTCTAGTAAGATTAGTTTGGATCGTCGCTAATTGTCGGACAATCAAGGCTCAATGCACCTGCACCTAAACCCGGGGATGAAAGCTCTGAGAGTATTCTTGGAGTTGTACCTCATCAATTACGAGGATTCCTGGCTCAATTCAGCAACAAGCTCATCACGGGGGCAGCTTACGACAAATGCACGGGTTGCTCCGAGACAGTGAGCATACTTCAGATTTAATTGTGTTTATCATGTCAAATTAACCCGATATTAGGTCCTAAAGGAGTACGAGTCTCGCGGGTTCGAAATGGCATTGCGTGCGTTTAATGAAACTGGATATCTTGAGAAATTAACAGGGCTCGACAAGTTACATGCTGACAGCGAAGCAGCAATGGAAAGCGTTGACTGGGTGGAAGGGGGTGATGGTGAAGGCGATGATGATTTCTAAGGCTCTGATTTAATGATCTGTGCATGTATACCAATTGGCCGTGAAATATCAAAGATAATCCTTGGTACAGTGCAAGTGAACTTTTGCATGGATATATGAAAGCTTTTCGCTTGATTTCCTTTGGCTCGGCCATTTGCGTACTCTGCTCTCAGCCTTATTGCGGAGTAGCAGACCAATCTTTCTAGCAGACTCTATATTATTGGCGAGCCACATCATATGTAAGCTTGCCAGCGTACCCGTAGCTTTTACTTATGTTGGTGGATTGGGGTCTGAAGCAACTCGTTCAGCTCCAATATGACACTTCGGGGTAGAATGCTAAACGCATATACGCTGTAGATTAGTATTGATTGGGACTCACTGATAATTATTTGTTAAATTCGCCCTTCAACCCTCCATCTCGGACTCAGATGTCTGCATAACCATTGGCACCCCTGTGATAGCCCATGTATGTAGGTTTCCCATGCCGTGTATTGGTTGAGAGGAACGGACACCGCAGGAACGGAAGGGTTCGTAAATGCATATATACTAGCCGGACCATTTCGTGTATCAAATGAAACCATAGTTTCAGGGCcaccatcaccccctccgaCATAAGCCGTATCAAGGAGAATGGGTTGGAGGAAGTAGAAATGAGGGCCAAATCTAGCCCGAGCTCAAAATTGAACTGAGTAATTGAGCCAGTTGGCTCGAATGAAGGGTTATTCAGAATAACTCCTCGAACATAGCTTCCGCCGACTGATAGGAATAGGTCAATACTCTTTGCCGGGTATTCAGAGAGTTTTGGACGTAGCAAAGTTTAATCTCATTGTTAATCGGACACTCTGGCTACCCTCCGCGGGCTAGATACCCGCAAGTAAGTCAATATATTATCATAGTGATCTCATTTGAGCTAATATATACTCGCCCTGCTGAGAGATACCTAAAATCCAAGTCGGCGTATCAACGATATGAGCCATCTCATCGTCAGATATAATTATGCCGCTCTTTCGGGACGGTAATCCTCGAGCAGTCGCGAGTAAGAGGAGGGAGAGGAGCAGCGAAGCAGGCTTTATTGTGCTTATATAATAGGACTATCATGTGACTGGAATGGATGTGACTTTGATTTGCATCCGGCAGCAACGCATCAACGAATCTTACTGTCCCCGTTCCCCTCGACTCTGGTGCACGAAATGGTAAGTGGAAAAGTAGCAGATCATAGGCGAAATACGGTTAAGAACGGTCTTTGCGGTGAACTATTGAGCGTTGCGACGGATTGATGGTGAAAATCCGGATGGACACAACTTCCTACCCAATTGCTGTTTGCATGCGTTTCTTGCACACGCTAATGCTACCTCCAGGCTTCTGCTGAACTCGCCGCAACTTACGCAGCCCTCGCCCTTGCCGACGCTAGTCATGAGATTACTGTAAGTCTGAGAGACCTTCAATTGGTGTAATGGCTCATTAGTCCTTCAGTCCGAAAAGATTATTGCTCTCACTAGCGCGGCGGGCATAGAACTCGAGCCTATTTGGGCAACATTGCTCGCCAAGGCGCTTGAGGGAAAGAACGTAAAGGATCTCTTGTCGAACGTTGGTGGTGCGTGACCATACTTACGAGTTTACATAACGCTAATGGCGCCTATTTGCTAACTCAGGCGGAGGAGCACCTGCTGCTGGTGCCGCTGCCCCCGCGGCTGCTGCTGCAGGAGGTGCTGCCCCCGCAGAAGCAGCGAAAGAGGAGAAGAAAGAGGAGGAGAAGGAGGAGTCAGACGATGACATGGTACGCATACTTCACTAAGAAATTGCAATAGATAGCTCATATAGCACGCTTCTAGGGTTTCGGTCTCTTCGATTGATCTACTCACTTATCTCCCGCCCTCACTGTGTCTTTGGCCGCCTTCCATTGTATTGTCAAGCATTCCAAAATTTATCACGTTATTGGTGAACTTCAATCCGAGTACATTTAAACATTTTGCTATGTTATCGGATGGGTCCAATATACACACCAAGCAAGCAGTGGCTTTAAGGATGTTGATTGACTCAGTAGTCAACTTTTCAGGCTGAAGGTATGATCTACAGTCTAGGCAAACTATAGCGCACGGCCATCATCTACGCCCCAACTTGAAACACGCCTTAAATATCGACTAGACCAACCCTGGATACCTATCCGGGCTTTCGCGAGGACCGAGTTCTTTGTCCATTATCCGAATTCGGAGCTTATTTCGCCGTCGGTCTGTCAACTCTGATTCATAAGTGAGATCATACAAGGAATTAATCAATGTAATTCAGCTCGCTGTGCTTCTGGGTTTCAAGCGCTGTTGCCAATGTCAAGTTTGGTAATCGGAATTTGAGCAAATTTTGACACACTCTATACAATACGCACATTCCAGTAGACCTATTGGGGCTGAATACCCTCTCACACTTTGAGAGTATCTCAGAATTCGTCATTGGGATCCCGCGGGCTTGGTCATTTTGGAAACGGGTTTTGCCAGATAACCAATCAAATTTTGGAATCGGTACGAAATTGATGGAGACCGATTGTCCTGttaagacaggaatacaaatTTGTCCTTTGAGAGGTAGCAATCGAAGCACGATATCGCACTTTATCCTTTATCCCCTCGCTGGAGCAGACCCCGATTGCGTTCAGCCCTGTGGCACTGGCCCACTGGGGGAAACCCCACCATGCCTCTATTCATACACACCCACTCAAAAATGCGTCGATCTTCTGTGCCACATGCTTGCTCTCTAGTGGCCAAGCACACATGCTTTTGACGGCCGCCTTGCTGCCGGCTATATCGCAGCCCAGATCGTATTCAGGATTAATTATGGTAGGTAACGAGGGCGCTTGTGATTAGCTATGCATGAATAGCATGCCCCTTCACACACACGCGAAGAATATTAGACGTAGAACACGTTCCTAGTAGCCCTGAACCAAGAGGATTATGAGATCATGGTTTTCTTTGTTTATCATAGAGTTGGCATGCGATTTGTTTCCGCCCTAGTAGGTCCGGACGGCCTAGGGAACGATGGAGCCCGGGGGTCGGGGCGTAACCTAATGCACACTTAAACAAGATAATCTCGAAGTCGCTAAATACGAGCACCCGAATATCCGAGCAAGTATTCAGATCAAGAGCTAAGTGGATAGCCGAAGGTTATGATTGAATGGAATTACATGAGCGGCAAAACCTGTAGGCACAGATGAAGGAGAGTTGACTGTTAGGAAGCGCTCTGTGTGTGTCGTAAGAAGAGCCAGCTTTCCTTCCCGGGTGTGGGCTGACTCAGTTATTTCATTGATGCTGGGTCCGATATCGATGTTTTGAGCACCCGCCTAGCCTTTGTTTTGGGAACCGGAGCTAGGACAAAGTGGGATGTGAGCGCACACCATAAGTTGCAACTGGGGGCTAACCATTTGAGTTTTCTGTCATATAGAATCTCCGAAGAATCATAATGCATTCCTCCCGCAGATATCCAAATGATGCTGGGTAGGATGGGTGGGCAGCACTTGGGCTAATGATAGAAGCGCATGAAACCGATTGCAACGAGGACAAACTTAAATGCTTACCGCTCGTTTACATCCAAAACACTTCCACATCCCCCGAAGCGCTCATTTGCGGCGCCAAAATAAGTCGCACGAAGTCCAAGCTGGCGCAATGCACTTGCACACATGATGCAAGGTTCAACGGTGACATATAAGTCCGTTTGAGAAAGGGGATGCCGAGGGATCGGCGTTGGTGTCAGCGCAGGAGAGGCAAATATTTCATCGATAGCTTCTAATTCAGCATGTCGAGTTGCCTTGAGGCAACGGTGGTCAGAATCCACGACCCAGCGGGACACGGGTCGATCTGGCCTACGTTTCTGAGTTCGTTGGTTCGGTTTCGCGCGCGCGCTATGATTCGTCCATCACGAACAAAAACGCAGCCGACTGGTACTTCGCGGGCCTCCATTGCTTCCTCAGCCTACTTATCGTAGTATCTTTTTTATCATACATGAAACTCGCCAAGCAGAGTCTCTCTTACCATGGCCAGCGCCTCTTTCATCCATTCCAAGTGAACTGGGTCCTGTTTGTCCGGCGAAACATATTCGTACATAGCGTTGTTCCAAGTCGGAAGGTTTGTTAAACGCTCAGCTGCCTTGAGCTAATCGGTTTGTTTAAATTATACTGATATGATCGTTGACGAAAAGTACAAACCACGCACGTGATTTATCAAATTGcacatgtatgcatatggaAGGTACCTGTATCTTCGACATACCATTCGCTTGCTGCACAATTTTATCTCCTGAAAGTCTTATTGACATCGAGTTTCAACAAAAAGTACGTATACACTGGAAAAAAATACAATTCATCGGCCTCAAAGAACACACGCTTCAAGCCTTCGACACCGTTAAAGCGGACCAACTAGCGGAGTTATGCTGCGTTTTTGCCGGTGCTATGATGTAGAATATCGCCCAGCTTGTTACTAAATTCTTCCTGCTGGATTTCTGGTTTAACGTCTTCATCATACGTGCTGACTTGGTGTACATCTCCGATAGGTGACTCCCGATCGATCTTTTGAGCCTCTGATACCCCAAAGATACGGTCCATGTCTTCAAGTGTTTTACCCTTCGTCTCGGGTACAAAGAAGTATGCCCATATACCAAAGACAATCATCAACGAGGCAAAGAAGAAGTATGTACCTTGGTGCAACGATTAATCAGAATGACCAATAACGTATCAGGGACATACCGTATCCGAGACTCGTGATCATGTAAGGGGTAGTACGTGATACGATAAACGACCAGAGCCATTGGTCCGCGGTTGTTAGTGCGACACAAAGCATCCGAATTCGAATAGGGAAGATCTCAGAACAATATACCCAGGTGATTCCTTGACTGCGGTTGAGTGGCATGCGATCTAATAACTCAGAGCAGAGCACATACCTTGCCAAGTCATGCAGTAAATAAGGCCATACAGATACACATAACATGGCGAGATATCCCCACCCATTGCGAGTAAATTGACCAGCAGCCGCTTTTGTGGCAGGGTCTACGACGAATACGTATCCCCCAATGTACCACATCGGAAGAGAGCCAATAAGTCCGCCAAACTATACATTATGACTTGTCAATAATAAGCTTGCTTACTCACAATTAAGCCCTTACGACGGCCAATTCTCTCTACTAACCATACAGAGAATATGATCATACCCAGTGTCTTGGCGACTCCATAAAATCCAGTAGCGAATAGTTTCGTGGAAGTACCGGTTAAACCTAGCGTCTCGAAAATACGTGGCGAATAGTATGTGATTATCTGACTCGTTCAGCAAGCAATGAGCTACTTGATACTCCGCATAGAGGTAGAGCTTACATTAACTCCAGTCATATTCTGGCACATCATTAGGGTAAGCCCGATTGCTACACGATTCCTTGTACCCTTATGAAAAAGCTCTTTGAAGCTACTCCACCAGGAACTTCCCGCCTCGCCAACCAATAGACGCTCGTTCTCAATTTGTTCACGAATACCTGTCAAATGCATGATCGGAAAGCAAGGACCACGCAAATCAAATAGCTTACCTTGCAATTCCTCCTCAACGTAGTTAGAATCTAGCGGAAGTTGCCGTAAATATTGCAGGTTTTTTCTAGCCTTATCCCAGTTATCTTTTTTGGCTAACCACCTGGGGCTTTCCGGTGCGAGAGCTGCGCCGAGAAGCAAAAACAACCCAGGCAACATCTGAATCGCGAGCGGAATGACCCATTGCGTCTTGGTATCACTACTGACGGTGCGATCCATGATATAATTGATCCAAAAGCCAACCATGCTGCCTCCTTGAGATAGAATCTCGAATATTCCAACCAAGCGGCCGCGGATCGAAGGTGGTGATACCTCCGCAATATAGACGGGAATAATGAGTGACGCAGAACCTAAGCGGGTGATTAATCAGTGCTGCCTATAGCTATGTGTCAAACAATCACCAATGCCAAGTCCAGCTATACCTCTACCGGCATaaatcatgccaagatgacCGTTGGCT
Encoded proteins:
- a CDS encoding ubiquitin-protein ligase molybdopterin-converting factor; the encoded protein is MSSSWLRSENARLAGAAVAASALTLLSVTTYQSVMKQKRRELLQKEVKDALATTPPEPELHSTSQLSAADLVLDESRLDIAARRYDETIIKEMLARNYAFFGEESMKKVRGGRVVVVGCGGVGSWAAVMLMRSGVSHIRLVDFDMVTLSSLNRHAVATLADVGVPKVTACKRFFERVAPWAKVDARVELWKEGSGGEDLLWWGGSPVDWVIDAIDNLTTKVFASMGAGTKSDPTRVQISDISNTFEDPLARSVRRRLRLENIESGIPVVYSTEKPSDVKLLPLPQEEYEKGNVHELGAFDDFRVRILPVLGPLPALFGLHIATYIVCDIAGKPIPNPLPVKNRGKLYEKLARDLLNRENQVTGGGISKLPLSEQDVAYIFEDLHRGRSTIPPHSVLARPQLSRWNAKEPLTTSNCVVLSHQEAQLLQEHGGIGEEVVQRGLWPSETLEVVRVRQREAAAIARWEI
- a CDS encoding ubiquitin-like modifier-activating enzyme ATG7, encoding MTVIQFTPLSSLVQPAFWHDLVRLKIDVLKLSAESQPVTASYSAGKSIVDRETGQDVALGCQIALGGDAFDKQASIPAHTVAVCGVLKNFNTIEEFKSADKLALFNGLADELWTAVNSETALTDLSYLNKFLVLTFADLKKYKFFYWFAFPALVAKPAWEIDSSGWLSAEERLGGENLLSIYDSFSDLSQGKPSHPPYFIARQSAKSGYEVSSLSEWNSFFKDTPEDKRILGFVDPSANPQSPGWPLRNLLTLVNVRLGVKGPLNVLAWRDTEVTGPNHSWHSRLGVVSIPGVEQLDPQVRPTAVGWEKNTQGKLAPRLADLAPMMDPARLADQAVDLNLKLMRWRILPGLNLEKVAKTKCLLLGAGTLGCYVARTLMGWGVRTITFVDSARVSFSNPVRQPLFEFADCLEGGKPKAACAAESLKKIFPGMDATGIDMSIPMPGHPIPPALLEKTKTDVARLEELIDKHDAVFLLMDSRESRWLPTVIGASKGKIVMNAALGFDSFLVMRHGVRASRADGDSARLGCYYCNDIVAPADSLSDRTLDQMCTVTRPGLAAIASSTGVEILVSLLQHPKGLNAPAPKPGDESSESILGVVPHQLRGFLAQFSNKLITGAAYDKCTGCSETVLKEYESRGFEMALRAFNETGYLEKLTGLDKLHADSEAAMESVDWVEGGDGEGDDDF
- a CDS encoding 60s Acidic ribosomal protein, producing MASAELAATYAALALADASHEITSEKIIALTSAAGIELEPIWATLLAKALEGKNVKDLLSNVGGGGAPAAGAAAPAAAAAGGAAPAEAAKEEKKEEEKEESDDDMGFGLFD
- a CDS encoding deoxycytidylate deaminase (dCMP deaminase), which gives rise to MYEYVSPDKQDPVHLEWMKEALAMAEEAMEAREVPVGCVFVRDGRIIARARNRTNELRNATRHAELEAIDEIFASPALTPTPIPRHPLSQTDLYVTVEPCIMCASALRQLGLRATYFGAANERFGGCGSVLDVNERPSAAHPSYPASFGYLREECIMILRRFYMTENSNAPVPKTKARRVLKTSISDPASMK
- a CDS encoding Sugar (and other) transporter; translation: MPIFHDASHPDPPQVRNWRVHLLSISVSMGAAAMGYDTGVIGGTLALPSFRRDFGLDRTSQHERDTLSGNIVSTFQAGTFFGSLLTFPLVEKYGRVKGMLAAGAVFMVGRGIAGLGIGSASLIIPVYIAEVSPPSIRGRLVGIFEILSQGGSMVGFWINYIMDRTVSSDTKTQWVIPLAIQMLPGLFLLLGAALAPESPRWLAKKDNWDKARKNLQYLRQLPLDSNYVEEELQGIREQIENERLLVGEAGSSWWSSFKELFHKGTRNRVAIGLTLMMCQNMTGVNIITYYSPRIFETLGLTGTSTKLFATGFYGVAKTLGMIIFSVWLVERIGRRKGLIFGGLIGSLPMWYIGGYVFVVDPATKAAAGQFTRNGWGYLAMLCVSVWPYLLHDLASQGITWVYCSEIFPIRIRMLCVALTTADQWLWSFIVSRTTPYMITSLGYGTYFFFASLMIVFGIWAYFFVPETKGKTLEDMDRIFGVSEAQKIDRESPIGDVHQVSTYDEDVKPEIQQEEFSNKLGDILHHSTGKNAA